Proteins encoded together in one Chitinophaga lutea window:
- a CDS encoding DinB family protein, translating to MKNELLAELDKNSEELFRLLSSFSHEAFNAVPFPGSWTPGQVAKHLSMSETGVAEVLFGNTRPTERPANEQVPAIRATFLDFDIKFKSPDVIDPRMQEYFQEKLIASFRDSREKLRKAIGELDLTETVADFEFPGFGFLTRQEMINFAIVHSIRHTRQLKNIAEKVLS from the coding sequence ATGAAAAACGAATTGCTGGCCGAACTGGACAAAAACAGTGAAGAACTGTTCCGCTTACTGTCTTCCTTCAGCCATGAAGCATTTAACGCCGTGCCTTTCCCCGGCAGCTGGACGCCGGGCCAGGTGGCGAAGCATCTGTCGATGTCGGAAACCGGCGTGGCGGAGGTGCTCTTCGGCAATACCCGCCCCACGGAACGGCCGGCCAACGAGCAGGTGCCGGCCATCCGCGCCACCTTCCTCGACTTCGATATCAAATTCAAGTCGCCTGATGTTATTGACCCGCGCATGCAGGAATACTTCCAGGAAAAACTGATCGCTTCCTTCCGGGATTCCCGGGAAAAGCTGCGGAAAGCCATCGGGGAACTGGACCTCACCGAAACGGTCGCCGACTTTGAATTCCCGGGATTCGGCTTCCTGACGAGGCAGGAAATGATCAACTTCGCCATCGTACATAGTATCCGCCATACCCGCCAGCTGAAAAACATCGCGGAAAAAGTACTGTCATGA
- a CDS encoding YhcH/YjgK/YiaL family protein, whose protein sequence is MIIDSLDNAHRYHGLGPKFVKAFDYLRQTDFSKLEKGKYEIDGTSIFAIVNEYQTVDPSGEQMESHKKYIDVQYIVQGEEQIGHDFLNGQAPSKAYDEEADYMLFAEKPSFFSKLAQHDFAVFFPSDLHMPNLTAHTPKQVKKVVIKISVA, encoded by the coding sequence ATGATCATCGATTCTTTAGACAACGCACATCGTTACCACGGCCTGGGGCCCAAATTTGTAAAGGCTTTCGACTACCTGCGGCAGACGGATTTTTCCAAACTGGAAAAAGGGAAATACGAAATAGACGGCACCTCCATTTTTGCCATCGTCAACGAATACCAGACGGTAGACCCTTCAGGGGAGCAGATGGAGTCGCATAAGAAATACATCGACGTGCAGTACATCGTGCAGGGAGAGGAGCAGATCGGGCACGATTTCCTCAACGGGCAGGCCCCTTCGAAGGCGTACGACGAAGAGGCGGACTACATGCTCTTCGCGGAAAAACCGTCTTTCTTCTCGAAGCTCGCGCAGCACGATTTCGCGGTTTTTTTCCCGTCTGACCTGCATATGCCCAACCTTACCGCCCACACGCCGAAACAGGTGAAAAAGGTGGTGATCAAGATCAGTGTGGCATAA
- a CDS encoding exo-alpha-sialidase: MKPSASRVQHAATAPSAAPPGVVVAHSPKSEGLYIGSPSVCILPNGDYIASHDLFGPASREHQSATARIYRSASRGLRWELVAELEGQFWSGLFVHGGALYLMGTDKHYGNLVIRRSTDGGRTWEKGIVREGRYHTGPVPVLHYNGRIWRAVEKAEGDPELWSRMMSAQLLHAPEDADLLQSASWQENEALPYDASLLRGQFQGWLEGNAVPAPDGDVWNLLRVHHPQDTGKELAAIVQPGGNIVFTDFPGGGKKFSVRYDAASARYWTIANYVPETYRHSTPLDKVRNTQALCSSADLLHWELHSIVLHHPDPLHHGFNYADWQVDGDDLIFVCRTAYDDETGGAESFHNANYLTFHRIPQFRNIQALNTGS; the protein is encoded by the coding sequence ATGAAACCATCTGCTTCCCGTGTACAGCATGCCGCAACGGCGCCATCTGCCGCGCCCCCGGGCGTTGTAGTAGCGCACAGCCCCAAATCAGAGGGACTTTACATCGGCTCGCCGTCCGTGTGCATCCTGCCCAACGGGGATTACATCGCCTCGCACGACCTGTTCGGGCCGGCTTCCAGGGAACATCAGTCCGCCACCGCCCGCATTTACCGCTCCGCCTCCCGCGGCCTCCGCTGGGAACTGGTTGCGGAACTGGAGGGGCAATTCTGGTCGGGGCTTTTCGTACACGGGGGAGCGTTATACCTCATGGGAACGGACAAACACTACGGCAACCTGGTGATCCGCCGCTCGACCGATGGCGGCCGCACCTGGGAAAAAGGCATCGTGCGCGAAGGGCGGTACCACACCGGCCCCGTGCCCGTACTGCACTACAACGGCCGCATCTGGCGCGCCGTGGAAAAAGCGGAAGGGGATCCGGAACTGTGGAGCAGGATGATGAGCGCACAGCTGCTCCACGCCCCCGAAGACGCAGACCTGCTCCAATCCGCCAGCTGGCAGGAAAACGAAGCGCTGCCGTACGACGCCTCACTGCTCCGCGGGCAGTTCCAGGGATGGCTCGAAGGCAACGCCGTGCCCGCCCCGGACGGCGATGTATGGAACCTGCTCCGGGTGCACCATCCGCAGGATACCGGCAAAGAACTGGCCGCCATCGTTCAGCCCGGCGGGAACATCGTTTTCACCGATTTTCCCGGCGGCGGTAAAAAGTTCAGCGTGCGGTACGATGCGGCATCGGCCCGGTACTGGACCATCGCCAACTACGTACCGGAAACCTACCGCCACAGTACCCCGCTCGATAAAGTGAGGAATACGCAGGCGCTCTGCTCGTCGGCGGACCTCCTGCACTGGGAGCTGCACAGCATCGTGCTGCATCACCCGGACCCGCTGCATCACGGGTTCAATTATGCCGACTGGCAGGTAGACGGCGACGACCTCATCTTCGTATGCCGCACGGCCTACGATGATGAAACCGGCGGAGCGGAGAGTTTCCACAACGCCAATTACCTCACCTTCCACCGCATCCCGCAATTCAGGAATATACAAGCACTAAATACCGGTTCATGA
- a CDS encoding NAD(P)/FAD-dependent oxidoreductase — MLETKVCIIGAGPAGATAALQLAYMGIPCLVVDKAVFPRDKVCGDGLSGKVLTLLNRIDPGIGERLQQAAFKEDSWGVTFTAANRMSMDIPYKPGYRKLPGEPRGFVCKRLDFDNFLVEELKRCPQVQLIEGTSITRYELQSDGYLLSDAAGSIRIKTQLVIAANGAHSGFTKEVAGIHMEPQHYVAGIRAYYSNIDGIHPDKLIELHFLKNVLPGYFWIFPLPNGEANVGIGMLSKVVRRKKANLKQMLLDVVAHDPVLKERFKNATLNGSIDGYGLPLGSKKRRVSGERYMLVGDAGFLIDPFSGEGIGNAMYSARLAAQQAAACIEADDYSAETLLAYDDMLYRALWPELKLSAKLQQLIRFPWLLNMLVRMSARNKQLQELVMSMFHEVDLRKKLARPSFYIKLLLNR, encoded by the coding sequence ATGTTGGAAACCAAAGTTTGCATCATCGGCGCAGGCCCCGCAGGGGCCACCGCGGCGCTTCAATTGGCTTATATGGGCATTCCGTGCCTGGTAGTGGACAAAGCTGTTTTCCCCCGGGATAAGGTCTGCGGCGACGGTCTCAGCGGCAAAGTGCTCACCCTGCTCAACCGCATCGATCCGGGTATCGGGGAAAGACTGCAGCAGGCCGCTTTTAAAGAAGACAGCTGGGGTGTTACCTTCACCGCGGCCAACCGCATGAGCATGGACATTCCCTATAAACCGGGCTACCGGAAACTGCCCGGCGAGCCCCGGGGATTTGTATGCAAGCGGCTCGACTTCGATAATTTCCTCGTGGAAGAACTGAAACGCTGTCCGCAGGTGCAACTGATCGAAGGGACATCCATCACCCGTTACGAACTGCAGAGCGACGGCTACCTGCTGTCTGACGCGGCAGGCAGCATCCGTATCAAAACGCAGCTGGTCATCGCGGCCAACGGCGCGCATTCCGGCTTCACCAAAGAAGTGGCGGGTATCCATATGGAGCCGCAGCATTATGTAGCCGGTATCCGCGCGTATTACAGCAACATCGATGGCATCCATCCGGATAAACTGATCGAGCTGCATTTCCTCAAAAACGTATTGCCGGGATACTTCTGGATCTTCCCGCTGCCCAACGGCGAGGCGAACGTGGGCATCGGCATGCTGAGCAAAGTGGTGCGCCGCAAAAAGGCCAACCTGAAGCAGATGCTGCTCGATGTTGTGGCGCACGACCCGGTGCTGAAGGAACGGTTTAAGAACGCCACCCTGAACGGCAGTATCGACGGCTACGGCCTGCCCCTCGGCAGCAAAAAAAGAAGGGTTTCCGGCGAACGCTACATGCTGGTGGGCGACGCGGGTTTCCTGATCGACCCATTCAGCGGCGAAGGCATCGGCAACGCCATGTACAGCGCCCGCCTCGCGGCGCAGCAGGCCGCCGCCTGCATCGAAGCGGATGATTATTCCGCTGAAACCCTGCTGGCGTACGACGATATGCTGTACCGCGCTCTCTGGCCTGAACTGAAACTGAGTGCCAAACTCCAGCAGCTCATCCGTTTCCCCTGGCTGCTCAACATGCTGGTGCGGATGAGCGCACGCAACAAACAGCTGCAGGAACTGGTGATGTCGATGTTCCATGAGGTGGATCTGCGGAAGAAGCTGGCAAGGCCCTCATTTTATATCAAACTGCTTCTCAACCGGTAA
- a CDS encoding 3-keto-disaccharide hydrolase — translation MKKLLLSAALLGSATLSSAQQSISLFNGKDFTGWHIDVPALEKDSSQPNPFIIRNGMMVSLAKPQGHIITDAQYENFRLDVEYRFPGKPGNCGVLVFASTPRVLYDMFPKSIEVQMMHKNAGDFWCIGEDIEVPDMEARRGPKEKWGSVDGKNRRIQNLTDSSEKPLGEWNAMRIECLGNTVKVWVNGQLVNDGYNATASRGQIALQAEGSEVEFRKVMLTHLKKRKTAKK, via the coding sequence ATGAAAAAGTTACTCCTTTCCGCTGCCCTGCTGGGCAGCGCCACGTTATCATCCGCTCAGCAATCCATAAGCCTTTTCAACGGGAAAGATTTCACGGGCTGGCACATCGACGTGCCGGCGCTGGAAAAAGACAGTTCCCAGCCTAATCCCTTCATCATCCGCAACGGCATGATGGTGAGCCTCGCCAAACCGCAGGGCCACATCATCACCGACGCGCAATACGAAAACTTCCGCCTCGACGTGGAATACCGCTTCCCCGGCAAGCCCGGCAACTGCGGGGTGCTCGTATTCGCCTCCACACCACGGGTGCTGTACGACATGTTCCCGAAGTCGATCGAAGTGCAGATGATGCATAAAAACGCCGGCGATTTCTGGTGTATCGGGGAAGACATCGAGGTGCCCGATATGGAAGCCCGCCGCGGCCCCAAAGAAAAATGGGGGTCGGTAGACGGGAAGAACCGCCGGATACAGAACCTCACGGACAGTTCGGAAAAACCGCTCGGCGAGTGGAACGCCATGCGCATCGAATGCCTCGGCAATACGGTGAAGGTATGGGTGAACGGCCAGCTGGTGAACGATGGTTACAACGCCACGGCTTCCAGGGGCCAGATTGCGCTGCAGGCGGAAGGATCGGAGGTGGAGTTCCGGAAGGTGATGCTGACGCACCTGAAAAAACGAAAAACAGCCAAAAAATAA
- a CDS encoding ABC transporter ATP-binding protein, whose translation MKTFTPEIDWNNVVISIKDLYKSFGNNHVLRGVDLELHKGENIVVLGRSGTGKSVLIKIISGLLKQDAGTVNVLGQEVAELSPADLRALRLKVGFCFQHGALYDSMTVGENLSFPLQRNEPKMTAAQREKLVDIVLEAVGLSHTVNQMPAELSGGQRKRIGIGRTLILRPEIMLYDEPTAGLDPITCTEINNLINEVQRRFNTSSIIITHDLTCAKVTGDNIAVMKEGQFIKQGKFDEVFAENDELIKEFYDYNFIQ comes from the coding sequence ATGAAAACATTTACGCCTGAAATAGACTGGAACAATGTGGTGATCTCCATCAAAGACCTGTACAAGTCTTTCGGGAACAACCATGTGCTGCGCGGCGTGGACCTGGAGCTGCACAAAGGCGAAAACATCGTGGTGCTGGGCCGTTCCGGCACGGGCAAATCGGTGCTGATCAAGATCATTTCCGGGCTGCTGAAGCAGGATGCCGGTACGGTGAACGTGCTGGGGCAGGAAGTGGCCGAACTGAGCCCGGCGGATCTCCGCGCCCTGCGCCTGAAAGTGGGCTTCTGTTTCCAGCATGGCGCGCTGTACGATAGCATGACGGTGGGCGAAAACCTTTCCTTCCCCCTGCAGCGTAACGAGCCGAAAATGACGGCAGCGCAGCGGGAAAAACTGGTAGACATCGTGCTCGAGGCCGTGGGTCTCTCTCACACTGTCAACCAGATGCCGGCGGAACTGAGCGGCGGGCAGCGCAAACGCATCGGCATCGGCCGAACCCTCATCCTGCGCCCCGAAATCATGCTGTACGACGAACCGACGGCGGGCCTCGACCCCATCACCTGCACGGAGATCAACAACCTCATCAACGAAGTGCAGCGCCGGTTCAACACCAGCTCCATCATCATTACGCACGACCTTACCTGCGCGAAAGTGACAGGCGACAACATCGCCGTCATGAAAGAAGGCCAATTCATCAAACAGGGAAAATTCGACGAAGTATTTGCAGAAAACGACGAACTGATAAAGGAATTTTACGACTATAATTTTATTCAGTAA
- a CDS encoding MlaD family protein: MKDKSTKRTVIVGIFILLGLVIFATGVLVLGGQKKTFMRAVRVSALFHDIGGLSKGDNVWFSGVKVGTIKKITFLSYDQIEVQMDIDKKSREFIHKDVKARVSSDGLVGNKIIALSGGSANMPAVEDGDTIHVETSISTDEIMNTLQVNNKSLVEITGNLKVITKKIMDGEGTVGKLLNDDALYNNLEGTLATLRKTASNTERLTQGLSDYAARLKTQGTLANDLVTDTVVFANLRSTATQLSAVAGHADSVMQNLRGATEGLQRDLRNPATPAGLLLHDEKTAQALKATIRNLQTSTEKLDENMEALQHNFLLRGFFRKRDKREAKEAAQQAKDSTQR; this comes from the coding sequence ATGAAAGATAAGAGTACCAAAAGAACCGTCATCGTAGGCATTTTTATATTGCTGGGCCTGGTCATCTTCGCGACCGGCGTACTGGTGCTGGGCGGACAGAAAAAGACCTTCATGCGGGCCGTGAGGGTGAGCGCCCTCTTTCACGACATCGGCGGCCTTTCCAAAGGCGACAATGTGTGGTTCTCCGGCGTAAAGGTAGGCACCATCAAAAAGATCACCTTTCTCAGCTACGATCAGATAGAGGTGCAGATGGACATCGATAAAAAATCCCGGGAGTTCATCCATAAAGATGTGAAGGCCCGCGTAAGCTCGGACGGGCTGGTGGGCAACAAGATCATCGCACTCTCCGGCGGCTCGGCCAACATGCCGGCAGTGGAAGACGGCGACACCATCCATGTGGAAACCTCCATCAGTACGGACGAGATCATGAATACGCTCCAGGTCAACAATAAAAGCCTTGTGGAAATCACCGGCAACCTGAAGGTGATCACCAAAAAGATCATGGACGGCGAAGGCACCGTGGGCAAGCTGCTCAACGACGATGCGCTGTACAACAACCTCGAAGGTACTTTGGCCACGCTCCGCAAAACGGCCTCCAATACGGAAAGGCTCACACAGGGCCTCTCGGACTATGCCGCCCGGCTGAAAACGCAGGGCACGCTGGCCAACGACCTCGTAACGGATACCGTGGTGTTCGCCAACCTGCGCAGCACGGCCACTCAGTTGTCTGCCGTAGCCGGGCACGCAGACAGTGTGATGCAAAACCTGCGCGGCGCCACGGAAGGGCTGCAGCGCGACCTGCGGAACCCCGCCACACCCGCAGGCTTATTGCTACACGACGAGAAAACGGCGCAGGCTTTGAAAGCCACTATCCGGAACCTGCAAACCAGCACCGAAAAGCTCGACGAGAACATGGAGGCCCTGCAGCACAACTTCCTCCTGCGCGGCTTTTTCAGGAAAAGGGACAAACGCGAAGCGAAGGAAGCCGCACAGCAGGCGAAGGATTCCACCCAACGATAA
- a CDS encoding DinB family protein, which produces MENNFIYSTDELKHHWQGHRGLTRRVIDAFPEKELFSYSIGGMRPFSEMAMELIRIAEAGMEQMANRNLDPSGQLHTGAKPATKAELLDLWDKVSEKADLLWAKMPPARFRETEKAFGEYEGTVISLMQYFFDNEIHHRGQGYVYLRSLGVEPPPFWDRY; this is translated from the coding sequence ATGGAAAACAATTTCATCTATTCTACCGACGAATTGAAACATCACTGGCAGGGCCACCGCGGCCTCACCCGCAGGGTGATCGACGCCTTCCCCGAAAAAGAACTGTTCAGCTATTCCATCGGCGGCATGCGCCCCTTCTCGGAAATGGCCATGGAACTGATACGTATAGCCGAAGCCGGTATGGAGCAGATGGCCAATCGCAACCTCGACCCGTCCGGCCAGCTGCACACCGGCGCGAAGCCCGCCACCAAAGCCGAGCTGCTCGACCTCTGGGATAAAGTGAGTGAAAAGGCCGATCTGCTGTGGGCCAAAATGCCGCCTGCCCGCTTCCGCGAAACCGAGAAAGCCTTCGGTGAATACGAAGGCACCGTGATTTCCCTGATGCAGTATTTCTTCGATAATGAAATCCACCACCGCGGACAGGGCTACGTGTACCTTCGCTCGCTCGGCGTAGAACCGCCCCCGTTCTGGGACCGCTATTAA
- a CDS encoding MlaE family ABC transporter permease, protein MDPNEQTEKPLISKGADAFFIGVYDIFRFISRFFKEALLPPFEIKELIRQCFQVGYKSLALISLTGFITGLVFTKQSRPSLAEFGATSWLPSLISIAVIRALAPLVTALICAGKVGSGIGAELASMKVTEQVDAMEVSAINPFKYLVVTRVLACTICLPLLMAYTAVVGLMGSYLDIHLNEQTSLVAFFQKAFESISFLDLGASFAKALTFGFTIGIVSAYQGYNATQGTQGVGKAANMSVVISMFLIFIEEILIVQIVNSIR, encoded by the coding sequence ATGGACCCGAACGAACAAACGGAGAAACCACTTATTTCCAAAGGCGCGGATGCTTTTTTCATTGGTGTTTACGATATATTCAGATTTATCAGCCGTTTTTTCAAGGAAGCGCTGCTCCCCCCTTTTGAAATCAAGGAGTTAATCCGCCAGTGCTTCCAGGTCGGGTATAAATCGCTCGCGCTCATCAGTCTCACCGGTTTTATCACGGGACTGGTGTTTACCAAACAGTCGCGGCCCTCGCTGGCGGAGTTCGGCGCCACCTCGTGGCTGCCTTCCCTTATTTCCATCGCGGTGATCAGGGCGCTGGCCCCGCTGGTAACGGCGCTCATCTGCGCGGGCAAAGTGGGTTCCGGCATCGGCGCGGAGCTGGCGTCGATGAAAGTAACCGAACAGGTCGACGCCATGGAGGTATCGGCCATCAACCCTTTCAAATACCTGGTGGTGACCCGCGTGCTGGCCTGCACCATCTGCCTGCCGCTGCTCATGGCGTATACGGCCGTAGTGGGGCTCATGGGCTCTTACCTCGACATTCACCTCAACGAACAAACGAGCCTCGTGGCCTTTTTCCAGAAGGCGTTCGAAAGCATCTCTTTTCTCGACCTGGGCGCCTCCTTCGCCAAAGCCCTCACTTTCGGGTTCACCATCGGCATCGTGAGCGCGTACCAGGGATATAACGCCACACAAGGCACACAGGGCGTGGGCAAAGCCGCCAACATGTCGGTGGTGATTTCCATGTTCCTGATTTTTATTGAAGAAATACTGATCGTTCAGATTGTAAACTCGATACGGTGA